Within Paenibacillus sp. RUD330, the genomic segment GGATCGCCGGCTTGCGGAACTTCCGTCAGGCCCGTAATCTCGACCGGAGTCGAAGGATCGGCTTCCTTGAGGCGGCGTCCCTTGTCGTTGATCATGGCGCGCACGCGGCCGAACGTATTGCCGGCTACGAATGCATCGCCGATCTTCAGCGTGCCGTGCTGCACGAGCACGCGGGCTACAGGGCCTTTGCCCTTGTCGAGCTCGGCCTCAAGCACAGTGCCGCGGGCGCGTTTGTTCGGGTTGGCCTTGTAGTCGTTGACCTCGGCCACGAGCAGGATCATTTCCAGCAGCTCTTCGAGGTTGATGCGCTGCTTGGCGGAAATGTTGACGAAGATCGTGTCTCCGCCCCACTCTTCCGGAACGAGCTCGTATTTGGTCAGCTCCTGCTTGATCGTATCCGGGTTCGCATCCGGCTTGTCGATCTTGTTGACCGCCACGATGATCGGCACATTCGCCGCTTTGGCATGGTTGATCGCTTCAACCGTCTGCGGCATGACGCCGTCATCGGCTGCCACGACGATGATCGTGATGTCCGTCACCTCGGCTCCGCGGGCGCGCATCATCGTAAATGCGGCGTGGCCCGGAGTATCGAGGAACGTAATTTTCTTGTTGTTGATCTCGACCTGGTAAGCGCCGATATGCTGCGTGATGCCGCCGGCTTCGCCGCCGGTCACGTTCGTGGAGCGGATGGCGTCCAGAAGAGTCGTTTTGCCGTGGTCGACGTGGCCCATGATGGTCACGACCGGAGCGCGGGCGATGAGATTCTCTTCCTCGTCCTTCTCTTCGACCGTCTCGAAATCGTCTTCCTCGACCGGAATCTTGATCTCGACTTCCTCGACCTTGAACTCCGATGCGACGAGCTGGATCGTCTCGATATCCAGTTCCTGATTGATCGTAGCCATGACGCCAAGGAAAATGAGCTTCTTGATGACTTCGGAAGCGTCCTTGTGGAGCAGCTTGGCGAGATCGCCGACGGTCATGCTGCCGCGGACGATGATCTTCTTCGGCGTATTGTCGATTTTCTCGCGCTGTGGCTGCTGGCCGCGGCCGCCCTTGCCGCCTCTTCCGCGGCTCTTGTAGCTGCCGCCGCGATCGTCGAAGCGTCCGCCCGCGCCTTGGCCGGGCTTGCCGCCGCCTCTGCGGTTGTTGTTGTTGCCGCCGGGACCGCCTGTGCGTCCCGCTCCGCCAGCGCTGCCGCCGCGGGAGAAGTCGCGCGTGCCGCCGGCAGGCTTGTTGTCCGTGAACGTGCGCGGAGCGGCAGCCGTGCTGCGGCTTTCACCGCGCGGGCCGGTCGCCGACGCCGCTTGCCCGGCGCCCTGCGGCCTGCTGCCGCCGTAACCGCCGCCTTGGCCCGGAGGCCGTCCTTGGCCGCCCTGTCCTTGCGGACGTCCTTGGCCGCCTTGGCCCGGAGGCCGTCCCTGGCCGCCGCCCTGTCCTTGCGGACGTCCCTGGCCGCCGCCTTGGCCCGGAGGCCGTCCTTGGCCGCCCTGTCCTTGCGGACGTCCCTGGCCGCCGCCTTGACCCGGAGGCCGTCCTTGGCCGCCTTGTCCTTGCGGACGTCCTTGGCCCGGTCCGCGTCCTTGGCCGCCGCCTTGTCCTTGAGAAGCCGGACGCTGCTGAGTTCCAGCGGACGAGCCGCTGCCTTGTGTATTCGAAGTCGTATTCATAGTCACCTGTCGTTCCTGCTGATTTTGGTTTGTAGACTGCTCTTGACGTTGAATAGTATGCACTCCTTGTTGCTCCGGCCGCTTGTCGGCGGGGCGCTTGGAAGGGGCCGAGGCGGATACCTGCGGGTTGCCCTGCGCGCGCTTGGCTGCGGCGTTCGCTTTGATGTCGCGGAAGAAACCTTCCACTTTGTTGACCATGTCGTTTTCCATCACGCTCATGTGGTTGTTGACCGGCGTGTCCAGACGCTTAAGAATCGTAATGATTTCCTTGCTGCTCATGTTAAGGGACTTCGCGTATTCATATACGCGCAGCTTCTCTTTGGTGTCTTTGCCATCCTGTGGTTTAGTCAATATACTCCACCTCCGTATTCTGGCTCAGTTGCCCCCGAATCATGTTCGCGAACCCGGAATCGGTAATGGCCACGATGACCCGCTCTTCCTTGCCAAGAGCCTGCCCGAGGCTGTCCCGGGTGAATGCTTCGGCCAACGGCACGCCGTAGGACGAGCATTTATCGCGATATTTCTTCTTCGTATTATCGGAAGCGTCGGCAGCGACTAGCACAAGCCGGGCTTTGCCTTGGCGTACGGCTTTGAGAACCGTCTCGTCGCCGGTGATGACTTTGCCGGCACGCATCGCCATGCCCAGGTTGGAAAGAGCTTTATTCGTCATCCTCATCCGCCTCCTGCTCTTTGGCGGCAAGGAACTGTTCTTCGACGGAGATGAATTCCCGCTCGAGCTGATCGTAAATCTCCGGCGGAACCGCCTGCTTGAGCGCCCGGTCGAGCGCGCGGCTCTTCTTGGCGAGGCGGAAGCATTCCGCTGTCCCCCGCAAGTAGGCGCCTCTTCCGGATTTTTTGCCCGTCAGGTCGATGACGATATCCCCTTCCGGAGTCCGGACGACCCGGATCAGCTCCTTCTTGGGCAGCATCTCCTGGCTTGCCACGCATTTGCGCATCGGTATCTTTCTAGGTTTCAAGCGTAGTCCCCCCTTGCGGCAGACAGCCGTGCTTCCAGCAACTCCAGACGTCAGGCGGCTGGAACTCAGTCGATCGTTATGGAGTCCTGATGCATCGCGACGCCCTGGGTCCGTTCACGGCCGTATTCCTGCTCCGCCTGCGTCTCGCTCTTGATATCGATCTTCCAGCCGGTCAGCTTGGCGGCAAGACGGGCGTTCTGGCCTTTAATGCCGATCGCCAGCGACAGCTGGTAATCCGGCACGATGACCCGGGCCATCTTCTCCTGTTCGAACACGATGACTTCCAGCACCTTCGATGGGCTGAGAGCATTCGCCACGTATTCCTCGACGCTGTCGGACCAGCGGACGATATCGATCTTCTCGCCCTTCAGCTCCGTCACGATCGTCTGCACGCGCATGCCCTTCTGGCCTACGCAGGAGCCGACGGGATCCACTTCCGCATTGCGGGAATGGACGGCGATCTTGGAGCGGAAGCCCGCTTCCCTCGCCACCGAACGGATCTCGACCACGCCGTCGTAGATTTCCGGAACCTCCAGCTCGAACAACCGCTTCAGCAGCCCGGGATGGGTGCGGGAGAGGATGATCTGCGGCCCTTTGGTCGTATTCTCCACCTTGGTGATGAACGACTTCACGCGATCGCCATGCCTGAATTTGTCCGTCGGCATCAGCTCGGTCAGCGGCAGCACCGCTTCGACCTTGCCGAGATCGATGAACAAATGGCGCGTATCCTGGCGCTGGACGATGCCGTTGACAATATCCTCTTCCTTGTCGATGTACGCATTATAAATGAGGCCGCGCTCCGCTTCGCGGATGCGCTGCGTAACGACCTGCTTGGCCGTCTGGGCGGCGATCCGTCCAAAGTCGCGAGGCGTGACTTCGATTTCGGCGACATCGTCGAGCTGGTAGTGAGGATTGATTTCCCGTGACGCCTCCACCGATATCTCGAGGCGCGGATCAAGCACTTCCTCCACCACGTTCTTGCGCGCGTATACCTTGATGACGCCGGTATGGCGGTTGATGTCCACGCGCACGTTCTGAGCGGTGTTGAAGTTGCGCTTGTAGCTGGAGATGAGAGCGGCTTCGATCGCTTCAAGGAGAATGTCCTTGGCGATCCCCTTCTCTCTCTCTATCTCGTTTAAGGCTTCAATAAAATCCATGCTCATTGGAACCACGGATCCCCCTTTCAATGATTAGAAAACGATAGCCAGCCTGGCGCTGGCCACCTTCGCATATGGAATGGCATGACTCTTGCGTCCGGTGCTGACGACGACGGTCTCCCCGTCGAACGAAACCAGCGGTCCTTCGAACTCCTTGAGTCCGTCGATCGGCTCGTACGTCGTGACGAACACGTGCTTGCCGACCGCCTTGCTTACGTCTTCCGGCTTCTTCAGCGGGCGCTCGGCGCCCGGCGACGAAACTTCCAGGAAGTAAGCGTCCGATACCGGATCGTTCTGATCCAGCTGCTCGCTCAGAAACTCGCTGATGCGTCCGCACTCGTCGATGTCAATACCGCCTTCTTTATCAACAAATACGCGAAGGAACCAGTTGCTGCCTTCCTTCACGTATTCGATGTCCACAAGCTCGAATCCGTTGTCGCTGAGAAATGGGCCGACCATCTCTTCCACGACGGCTTTGATTCTGGATGTGCTCAAATCCAATTGACCTCCCGATCAGTCCGAAAAAGTAGTGGACAAAACGTGAAGAGTGGGTTTCCCCACTCTTCAGAAGTACCTCTATCCTCATGATTACCAAAAAAATTATATCATAACCCGTGTACACTGACAAGATTTGTTTTCCTTAGAAGACTTTCCATGGATGGCTGCAAACCCTTGCGGGGCTTAGAAAAGCGAGAGCTGGTTGGACTCCGGCAGACCGCGGAAGCAGCCCATTCCGGTCAGCACTTCGATAATCGTCTTGGTCGCCTTCGACCGCTGCTGGAAGTCCTCGATCGAGAGAAACTCGCTGCCGTCCCTCGATGCTCCGATGTTCCTCGCCGCGTTTTCGCCGATGCCGGCGATCGCCGCGAACGGTGGAATCAGGCTGTCGCCGTCGATCGTCCATTTGGTCGCGTCGGAGCGGTACAGGTCGATCGGCTTGAACGAGAACCCGCGCGCAGTCATCTCCAGCGCCATCTCGAACATCGATACCGAGGCCTTCTCCTTAGGCGTCGCCGCGAAGCCCTTCTGCTCGATCTCCACCAGCTTCTTGAGAATCGGCTCGTAGCCCTGGCACAGCAGCTCCAGATCGAAGTCTTCCGCGCGGACCGTAAAGTAGGTGGCATAGAATTCGATCGGGTGATAGAGCTTGAAAAAGGCGGTGCGCACAGCGGAAATGACATAGGCCGCGGCATGCGCCTTCGGGAACATGTACTCGATGCGCAGGCAGGAATCGATATACCACTGCGGCACCTTGCACCGCTTCATCTCCTCGATCCATTCCGGCGTCAGCCCTCTGCCTTTCCGGACGCTCTCGGTAATCTTGAAGGCGAGCCCGGCATCCATGCCCGCCTTGTAGATCAGATAGAGCATGATCTCGTCGCGGCAGCCGATGACGGTCTTGATCGAGCAGGTTCCGTTCTTGATCAGCTCCTGGGCATTGCCCAGCCATACCCCGGTGCCATGCGACAAGCCGGAAATCTGGAGCAGATCCGCAAATGAAGTCGGCTGCGTCTCTTCGAGCATCTGCCGGACGAACTTGGTCCCCATCTCCGGAACGCCATAGGTGGCGACGCTGGAGCGGATCTTCTCCGGAGCCACTCCGAGCGCCGTCGTGGAGTTGAACATGCTCATCACCTTGGGATCGTTCATCGGAATCGTCGTCGGATCGATGCCCGTCAGATCCTGGAGCATCCGCATCATCGTCGGATCGTCATGGCCGAGGATATCGAGCTTGAGCAGGTTCATTTCGAAGGCATGGTAATCGAAATGGGTCGTTTTCCATTCCGCTCCCGTATCATCGGCCGGATATTGGACCGGCGTGATGTCCTCGACGTCGATGTAGTCCGGCACGACGACAATGCCGCCCGGATGCTGGCCGGTGCTCCTCTTGACTCCGGTGCAGCCCGACGCCAGCCGGCTGAGCTCCGCTCCGCGCCATTTCCGGCCTTTTTCCTCCTCGTATTTCTTGGCGAAGCCGTAGGCCGTCTTCTCGGCCACCGTTCCGATCGTGCCGGCGCGGAACACGCATTTCTCGCCGAAGATCTCCTTCGTGAAATTATGCGCGATCGGCTGGTACTCTCCGGAAAAGTTGAGATCGATGTCGGGAACCTTGTCGCCCTTGAAGCCGAGGAAAGTCTCGAACGGAATGTCCTGGCCCTCGCCCTTCATTTTCTTGCCGCAATGCGGGCAATCCTTGTCCGCCAGATTGAAGCCGGAGGATACGCTGCCGTCCAGAATCCATTCGCTGTGCCGGCAGTCTCCATTCAGGCACAGATAATGGGGAGGAAGCGGGTTGACCTCGGATATGCCCAGGAAGGTCGCGACGACGGAAGAGCCCACCGATCCCCGCGATCCGACCAGATAGCCGTCCGCATTGGACTTCTTCACCAGACGCTCGGAGATGAGATAGTTGGCCGAGAAGCCGAACTTGATGATCGGCACAAGCTCCTTCTCCAGACGGTCGATGACGACCTGCGGCAGCTCTTCGCCGTACATGCTGCGGGCAGTCGAATAACAGGTATCGCGGATCTCCTCGTCCGCCCCTTCCATGATCGGCGTGAACAGCTTGTCCGGAAACATCTCGAACGGCTCGAACCGGCCCGCAAGCTCCACCGTGTTGGCGACGACGACCTGATAGGCAAGCTCCTCGCCGAGGAAGCGGAATTCCTGCAGCATCTCGTCGGTCGTCCGCAGATGGGCATCGGGGAGACGCTGGCTCTTCAGCGGGCTGAAGCCCGTTATGCCCATGATCGTAATGTCGCGGTACATCTTGTCGCGCGGGTTCAAATAATGGACGTTGCCGGTGGCGATGACGGGCTTGCCGAGCTTCTCGCCGATCCGGCAAACCTTGCGCATCGCGTCCTCGATCTCGGCGCGGCTGCCCACAAGCCCTTTGTCCACCAGATGCATGTAGAAGTCGACGGGCTGAATCTCCAGCACATCGTAGAAATCGGCGACATCCTCCGCCTCCTCCACCGTCTTGTTCAGGACGGCCTCGAAAAACTCGCCCTTCTCGCAGCCGGAAATGATGAGCAGGCCGTCCCTCATGTCCTTGAGCTTGCTCTTCGGAATGCAGGCGACACGCTTGAAATGCTCGGTATGCGAAAGCGAAATGAGCTTGAACAGGTTTTTTTTGCCCGCCGCATTGAGAGCGTAGATCATGCAGTGGAACGGACGGCTGTTGGAGAGGTCCATGCCCACATAGTCGTTGAGCTGATGAAGCCCGGTCACGCTGCGCTGGGCGGCGTCGCCGATCAGTCCGTACAGAACCCCGGCCAGCGCAACGGAGTCGTCCACCGCGCGGTGATGGCTCTCGAGTCCGACCTTGTATTTGTCGGCCAGCGTGTTGAGCCGATGGTTCTTCATAGCCGGATGCAGGAAGCGGGCCAGCTCCAGCGTATCGAGAACCGGATTTTTCAGCTCCGGAATGCCGATCATCTTGCATGACGCTTGAATGAAGCCCATGTCGAAACGAGCGTTGTGGGCGACAAGGACGCAGTCGCCGACAAAATCCGCGAACTCGCGAAGCTTGGGCTCCAGCTCGGGCGCTCCGCGGACCATGTCATCCGTAATGTTGGTCAGCTGCTCGATATGGTACGGAATGCGCTCATGAGGGTTGATGAAGGTGGCGAAGCGGTCGATTTCCTGGCCATTCTTGTATTTGACCCCGGCAAGCTCGATGATCTTGCAGTTCGTGATGGAGAGGCCGGTCGTCTCGATGTCGAAAACGACGTATTCGGCATCCTTCAGCGTCTCCGGACGCGGATTCAAAACCATCGGAACGGCGTCGTTCACGACGTTGGCCTCTACGCCGAACAGCACCTTGATCCCGTTTTTCTTTCCGTGCTTGAACGCTTCGGGATAACATTGCACGTTGCCGTGATCGGTGACCGCAATCGCCTCATGTCCCCATTTGGCGGCCGTCTTGATGTACGTATCCACCGAGGTGACGGCGTCCATCGTGCTCATCGTCGTATGGAGATGGAACTCCACCCGCTTCACTTCGGCGGCATCGGTCCGCTCCTTGGGCGCGACGACTTCATGCAGATCGTTGGGCATCATGACGAGCTCGGGCTCCTGCATGAAGCGGTCGTACTCGACGCGCCCCCGGGCCTTGATCCATTTGCCGTTCGACAGCTTGGAGAGCACCTTCACGTCTTCCTTGGTCTTCGCGAACATCTTCATGGCGATGGAATCGGTGAAATCCGTCACGTTGAACGTAAACAGGGTGCTGCCGTTGCGAAGCTCCTTGACCTCGAGCCCGAATACCGTACCCTGGACGGCGATCTTCTTCTCTTCTTCCACGATGTTCATCATCGGCACGGCTTCCTCGCGGATATCGTAGCCGACAGCGAGGCGGACATCGCCTTCCTCCGGCTCCGGAACCTCGCTCGCCGCGCTCGTCATGATCTGCATGACGGCGTCGTTGTTCTCCTGAACGACGCGCTGGGCGAACTCCTCATAGAGCTCGCGGGCCGCTTCGCCTGCAGCGAGCTTGACGCGCAAAGTGCGCGAGAAGCGTTCCTCATAGAAGCGGACGATCGCCTCGTCCAGCTTCTTGCGCTTCGCCAGCTCCAGCCCCGCCTTGTCCATGAGCTGAAGCAGCAGCACGCCGTTCTCGGCCGAGGCTTGCCCTTTGGCCAGCCAGCCGTTGACCGAAGCCATCTCCTGCTGCGCCCATTCCACGAACAGAGGCCAATATTCCAGGCATAGGCTGTCGCTCAGAATATGGTCCTCATACGTAAAGCAAAACGAAACTTCGGCGATATGGCGGAACTTCTCCCGGACCGTCTTGCAAAAAATACTATAGTAATCGCGCTGGACGAGCGTGCGGACGGAGATGCAGAACGTCCACTCGCGGTTGCTTTCGCTTACCAGCACCTTCTCGATGATCGCGTCCTGGAAATGGGTTCCGATCAGCTCCGGCGGAAGCTCGGCCTGCTTCGTCAGCAGCTCGAAGCGTTGTCTTTTGTCGGCGCTCATG encodes:
- the infB gene encoding translation initiation factor IF-2 encodes the protein MTKPQDGKDTKEKLRVYEYAKSLNMSSKEIITILKRLDTPVNNHMSVMENDMVNKVEGFFRDIKANAAAKRAQGNPQVSASAPSKRPADKRPEQQGVHTIQRQEQSTNQNQQERQVTMNTTSNTQGSGSSAGTQQRPASQGQGGGQGRGPGQGRPQGQGGQGRPPGQGGGQGRPQGQGGQGRPPGQGGGQGRPQGQGGGQGRPPGQGGQGRPQGQGGQGRPPGQGGGYGGSRPQGAGQAASATGPRGESRSTAAAPRTFTDNKPAGGTRDFSRGGSAGGAGRTGGPGGNNNNRRGGGKPGQGAGGRFDDRGGSYKSRGRGGKGGRGQQPQREKIDNTPKKIIVRGSMTVGDLAKLLHKDASEVIKKLIFLGVMATINQELDIETIQLVASEFKVEEVEIKIPVEEDDFETVEEKDEEENLIARAPVVTIMGHVDHGKTTLLDAIRSTNVTGGEAGGITQHIGAYQVEINNKKITFLDTPGHAAFTMMRARGAEVTDITIIVVAADDGVMPQTVEAINHAKAANVPIIVAVNKIDKPDANPDTIKQELTKYELVPEEWGGDTIFVNISAKQRINLEELLEMILLVAEVNDYKANPNKRARGTVLEAELDKGKGPVARVLVQHGTLKIGDAFVAGNTFGRVRAMINDKGRRLKEADPSTPVEITGLTEVPQAGDPFMVFEDERKARDIAERRSIKQRQSEMGANSRVTLDDLYKHITEGEIKDLNVIIKADVQGSLEALRGSLEKIEVEGVRVKSIHNGVGAITESDITLASASNAIVIGFNVRPETQAAVAAEQEKVDVRLHNIIYNVIEEIEQAMKGMLDPVFKEVVIGHAEVRNLFKVSKVGTIAGCMVIDGKISRSAEARIVRSGIVVYQGKIDTLKRFKDDVKDVAQGYECGITVERFNDLQEGDVIEAFVQEKVER
- a CDS encoding YlxQ family RNA-binding protein, translating into MTNKALSNLGMAMRAGKVITGDETVLKAVRQGKARLVLVAADASDNTKKKYRDKCSSYGVPLAEAFTRDSLGQALGKEERVIVAITDSGFANMIRGQLSQNTEVEYID
- a CDS encoding YlxR family protein, with translation MKPRKIPMRKCVASQEMLPKKELIRVVRTPEGDIVIDLTGKKSGRGAYLRGTAECFRLAKKSRALDRALKQAVPPEIYDQLEREFISVEEQFLAAKEQEADEDDE
- the nusA gene encoding transcription termination factor NusA, with amino-acid sequence MSMDFIEALNEIEREKGIAKDILLEAIEAALISSYKRNFNTAQNVRVDINRHTGVIKVYARKNVVEEVLDPRLEISVEASREINPHYQLDDVAEIEVTPRDFGRIAAQTAKQVVTQRIREAERGLIYNAYIDKEEDIVNGIVQRQDTRHLFIDLGKVEAVLPLTELMPTDKFRHGDRVKSFITKVENTTKGPQIILSRTHPGLLKRLFELEVPEIYDGVVEIRSVAREAGFRSKIAVHSRNAEVDPVGSCVGQKGMRVQTIVTELKGEKIDIVRWSDSVEEYVANALSPSKVLEVIVFEQEKMARVIVPDYQLSLAIGIKGQNARLAAKLTGWKIDIKSETQAEQEYGRERTQGVAMHQDSITID
- the rimP gene encoding ribosome maturation factor RimP, translating into MSTSRIKAVVEEMVGPFLSDNGFELVDIEYVKEGSNWFLRVFVDKEGGIDIDECGRISEFLSEQLDQNDPVSDAYFLEVSSPGAERPLKKPEDVSKAVGKHVFVTTYEPIDGLKEFEGPLVSFDGETVVVSTGRKSHAIPYAKVASARLAIVF
- a CDS encoding PolC-type DNA polymerase III, giving the protein MSADKRQRFELLTKQAELPPELIGTHFQDAIIEKVLVSESNREWTFCISVRTLVQRDYYSIFCKTVREKFRHIAEVSFCFTYEDHILSDSLCLEYWPLFVEWAQQEMASVNGWLAKGQASAENGVLLLQLMDKAGLELAKRKKLDEAIVRFYEERFSRTLRVKLAAGEAARELYEEFAQRVVQENNDAVMQIMTSAASEVPEPEEGDVRLAVGYDIREEAVPMMNIVEEEKKIAVQGTVFGLEVKELRNGSTLFTFNVTDFTDSIAMKMFAKTKEDVKVLSKLSNGKWIKARGRVEYDRFMQEPELVMMPNDLHEVVAPKERTDAAEVKRVEFHLHTTMSTMDAVTSVDTYIKTAAKWGHEAIAVTDHGNVQCYPEAFKHGKKNGIKVLFGVEANVVNDAVPMVLNPRPETLKDAEYVVFDIETTGLSITNCKIIELAGVKYKNGQEIDRFATFINPHERIPYHIEQLTNITDDMVRGAPELEPKLREFADFVGDCVLVAHNARFDMGFIQASCKMIGIPELKNPVLDTLELARFLHPAMKNHRLNTLADKYKVGLESHHRAVDDSVALAGVLYGLIGDAAQRSVTGLHQLNDYVGMDLSNSRPFHCMIYALNAAGKKNLFKLISLSHTEHFKRVACIPKSKLKDMRDGLLIISGCEKGEFFEAVLNKTVEEAEDVADFYDVLEIQPVDFYMHLVDKGLVGSRAEIEDAMRKVCRIGEKLGKPVIATGNVHYLNPRDKMYRDITIMGITGFSPLKSQRLPDAHLRTTDEMLQEFRFLGEELAYQVVVANTVELAGRFEPFEMFPDKLFTPIMEGADEEIRDTCYSTARSMYGEELPQVVIDRLEKELVPIIKFGFSANYLISERLVKKSNADGYLVGSRGSVGSSVVATFLGISEVNPLPPHYLCLNGDCRHSEWILDGSVSSGFNLADKDCPHCGKKMKGEGQDIPFETFLGFKGDKVPDIDLNFSGEYQPIAHNFTKEIFGEKCVFRAGTIGTVAEKTAYGFAKKYEEEKGRKWRGAELSRLASGCTGVKRSTGQHPGGIVVVPDYIDVEDITPVQYPADDTGAEWKTTHFDYHAFEMNLLKLDILGHDDPTMMRMLQDLTGIDPTTIPMNDPKVMSMFNSTTALGVAPEKIRSSVATYGVPEMGTKFVRQMLEETQPTSFADLLQISGLSHGTGVWLGNAQELIKNGTCSIKTVIGCRDEIMLYLIYKAGMDAGLAFKITESVRKGRGLTPEWIEEMKRCKVPQWYIDSCLRIEYMFPKAHAAAYVISAVRTAFFKLYHPIEFYATYFTVRAEDFDLELLCQGYEPILKKLVEIEQKGFAATPKEKASVSMFEMALEMTARGFSFKPIDLYRSDATKWTIDGDSLIPPFAAIAGIGENAARNIGASRDGSEFLSIEDFQQRSKATKTIIEVLTGMGCFRGLPESNQLSLF